AATTTATCAGCCACGCGGGCTGACCAAGCCGACGCGAGCTCTGTCTCGCGAATTACGGCTCAACGACTGCTGTTTTGCCGCCGCACCCAACGCGACGGCCGGCTCGAACTATGTCCGGAAACCGCGAAACTTGAACTAAGACCGAAACCCAAATGTCGAATCCCGACGCCGAACCGTTCATTGCCATCCGTGGTTTGACCAAATCCTATGGCACGCGGCAGGTGCTCGACGGCGTCACGCTTTCCGTCGGCGCGGGCGAGACGCTGGTGGTGCTTGGCCCCAGCGGCAGCGGCAAATCGACGCTCTTGCGGTGCATCAATGGCCTGGCCCACTGGGACGGCGGCCAGATACGTGTTGGTCCGCACGCGGTCGACGCCGACCAGCCGCGTGCCAACGGCAAGCTGACGTGGCCGCCCATTCGCCGCTTGGTGGGAATGGTATTTCAAGACTTTCAGCTTTTCCCGCATCTCACGGCGATGGAGAACGTCATCGAAGCCCCCGTCCACGTGCTCAAGCTGCCTCGAAGCGAGGCGAATGCCCGTGGAAAAATGCTTCTCGACCGCGTCGGCCTGGCGGACCGCGCCTTGGCTTATCCCGAGCAGCTTTCGGGCGGGCAGAAGCAACGGGTGGCGATTGCCCGTGCCTTGGCCATGCAGCCTCAAGGCTTGCTGTGCGATGAAATCACCAGCGCGCTCGATCCCGAGTTGAAGCACGAGGTGTTGACGGTGCTCGAAGGTCTGAAGCGCGACGGGCTGACGCTGGTGATGGTGACGCACGAAATGGGTTTTGCCCGTCGGGCGGCAGACCGGGTGGTGGTACTGGCCGATGGTCGCCTGATCGAGGAAGGCCCGCCCAGCCAGGTGCTTGACGCCCCGCGCCACGAGCGGACGAAACAGTTATTGGCCCAACAAATGCCGACCTAATCTGCACCACCGTATCATTTCGGAATTGAAAACGCGGCGCTGGCCGAGGCCCGGAAAGGTGTTCAAAGCGGCGAGCCACGCTACCGCGGGCGGCCGTGACGCCGGTTGCCTGTTATGCGCTCGCCGCTTTCCAGCACACGACACTTCGGCCCCCTAGGCGCTCGTAGGCCAGCCGGAAAAGGCGAATCGACTTGCGCACCGGACGTGGCTGCATGGGATCGTGATACCAAATCGACGCTTTGCTGACGCGAGTCGGAATAACCGTATGGATTCTTGCGTTTCGCAACGAATGCCGATCGCGCGCGGCGGGGGTCAACTCGAAGACGGCGCGATCGATGTATGCGATCGGCAGTTTTCCATCGGCCAATAATTGCCCTAGCTGATTGACATTCGGTTCCTGGATCTCCGCCGCCAGTCCGAATTGCCGCGCAAGTCGCTCAAGTTCGCCGATGTCCGTACCATCCACTTCCATGCGAGCCTCGTCCTCCAGATCGCGTTCCGCCACCACCGTGCCGCATGCAGCCAGCACCATGCGAAGGCAAGCCAACGCGCAAGTGTTACGGTTCTCCTGCTTGAAAAGTGGAAGCTTGATACTCATCCCACTGGCGCTTTCCTTCTGGATCGGCGGCGATTTGCCGCGCTCGCTCCTGCATTGTTTTCAGGTCGGTCAACTCCGTGATCCGCTCTCCGTCGACCGCGAGATCGCCCAAGTATCCCTCGAACCCCGTCGGATAACGAAGATTCACGGCCACAATCCAGCGACGGCAGCCGTCATCCGACTTCTCCTCCCGAATCCCGGCAACGGTCCACAGCATCGGGCGCTTCGCCTCGAACAACAAGTAGATTTGCGCTCTTTTGAGAATCGCCTCTTCTTCCAGGTCGACGGGCGGGATCTTTTTCCTGGCCGCCGTCTTCCGGGCCCTCGCTGGGACCGCTTTTTTGTGACTTTTCATGACAACACCTCCACCGGCTAGTTGACCACGTTCCGCAACGGCAGACCGACGAGTGCCCGGCGGCAGGCTTCGGCGCCCTTGATGCGCATGTCGAGCAGACCCTCCTCGCTGTAGAAAGCCGTGTGCGGGTTGAGGATCACGCGGTGATGGGCCGGATGATCGGGGTTTCGCCAGGCCACGATCAGCGGGTCGTGGTCGGCGGGCGGCTCGAAGGGCAACACGTCGAGCGCCGCGCCGGCCAGCTTGCCCGAAGCGACGGCGGCCGGAATGGCCGCGGTATCGACCACCGCGCCCCGCGACGTGTTCACCAGGTAAGAGCCGTCGGCCATCTTCTCCAGCGTTTCGGCGCGCATCAGGTGGCGGGTTTCGTCGGTCAGCGGACAGTGCAGGCTGACGACATGGGCCTGGGCCAGCAGCTCGTCGAGCGATTCGACGCGGCGGACGCCGAGCGACTTGTCGCGGCCGTCGGGCGCAAACGGATCGTAGTAAACGACGTCCATACCCAGCGCCTTTCCCCGCAGCGCCGCCGCCGATCCGATCCGCCCCAGGCCGACGATGCCCAATACGCGCCCGCGCAATCGCCGCAGCGGCGCCGCATGACGATAGCTCCAGTCGATCTTTCCCTGCCGCAACTGCGAGTTCAACAGCGAGATGCCGCGGGTCATCGACAACATCAGGCCGATCGCCGAATCGGCCACTTCCTCGGTGCCATAGTCGGGCACGTTCGCCACCGGAATCCCGCGCTGGCGGGCGAACTTCCAGTCGACGTTGTCGAAGCCCACGCCGCAGCGCACGATGAGCTTGCACCGCGTGAGCCGCTCGATCGACCGGGCGGTGAACTTCAAGCAGTGATAGATCATCACCGCGTCGGCGTCTTCGACGCGGCCGACGAGCTGCTCCTCGTGGTCGGCGCGGAGCACCTCGACGCGGGCCAACTCGCCCAAGACGCTTTGTTCCGTTTCGGGCGGATGGGTGAGGAAATCGGTGATGACGACTTTGTTCGGGCGGTTGGATGTGGTCATGGCGGCAACTACACCTTCCTCGCCAACATGCGATCGAGCGCGTCGGACGTTTGATAGACGAGCGCTTCGGGGTAATGCTCAAAGGGATGGAAATACTCGAAGGTCAGGTATCCGTCGTAGCCCACCTTGTCGAGCGCCTCGATCACGGCCGGCCAATTGGTGGTGCCGTCGAGCAGCGTGCGGAAGGTGCTCAAGTTGAACTCGTGCGTCCGCTTGTCCCACTCCTTGAAATGAATGTTCTTGATCCGCTCGCCCAGAATCGGAATCCAATGTTCGGGGAACTGATACTGCATGATGTTGCCCGTGTCGAAGTGGACCCGCACGTGTGGGCTTCGAAAGCTGTCGACAAACTCGACCATCTCCTGCGGGCTGAACAGAAAGGCGTTGGCGAAGATGTTTTCCAGGTTGAGCGTGACACCCGCTTTCTCGGCTTCGGGCACGAGCTGACGAATCGCCTCGCGTGCCCGGCGGTCGCAAACGTCGTTGGGCACCGGTTCGGTCCCTTCGACCCACGGAATGTAGACCGCGCCGGGCACGACCAACAAGTTATCGGTGCCCAAGCGTTCGGCCGCCGCGATCATCTGCCGGGCAAGCTGGAGTCCTTTCTTTCGCCGCTGGGCGTCGTTGGAGGTGAGCGAGTAAGGCCAATAGAGGAACGAGCAGACGCCGCTGATGGCGATGCCGGTCTTGTCGGCCAGGTGGCGGATGCGGTCGATTTCTTCGGGACCCGACTCGGCCGAGAATTCACCCTGCAAGGCAAAATTGATCTCGACTCCATCGAAGCCCGCGTCTTTGGCCAACTGGAAACAGTCGGCCAGCGTCATCTTCTGGGGGTAGGGGAAGGCCCAGAGATTGATCGACTTTTTCATCGCGTAGCGCTTGCCCGGCCTGTTGACGGGTTGGCTTTCGGCCTTGGCGTCGCGCTCTTCGCCCTGGGCCAGCCCTTGGGCCGCCAGAAACGCGCTGCCGAAGGCGGCCGTGTAGGCCAACAGCTCGCGGCGATCGAGCGGGCCGGCGCCGGAGGAAGACCGAAGTGGCTTGGTGGTTTGGTCGGCCATGGTGAGATGCTCCTGGAGGATTAGGCGTCGGGTTGCCGGCATCGGGCGTCAGGTTGCATGTGCGTTCAGCGCACCGCTGACGCGCGTCGCGCCGGACGCCTCATTCTGCAATGTCGGCCGGCTGCTGACAACCGTAGTGCCCGTCGCAAGCAGCGCCGCAACACGGACATCCGCCCTCATTTCCGCTCGTAGGTGCCGATCAGCACGCCTTCGGCCAGCAGGTGCCCTTTCATCGCATCGAGCAGTTCCTGCTTGGTCGCCTTGGCGTGGAGCGAAAGCGGCGCATCGAGCGCGTAGAGTCGGAAGTGGTAGTGGTGCGGGCCGTGGCCCTTCGGCGGCGCCGGACCACGATAGCCGACCGTGCGGCCCGTTTTCCAGGTGTTCATTCCCTGTCGGGCGCCGGCCGGCGCCTTCAACTCCGCGTCGGGCGGCACCGCTTCGGGCAAATGAGTCGCGTCCGCCGGAATCTTGTAGAGCACCCAGTGGACCCACGGCTCGGCGGTGGGAGCGTCCGGATCGTCGCAGATCAGGGCCAGCTCTTTCGTGCCTTCGGGCACCTTCTGCCAGCTCAGGGGAGGCGAAACATCTTGCCCGTCTTCGGTACACTTTTTGGGAATCGGCGCCCCTGCTTTGAATGCCTCGCTACTGACGGTGAGAGACATGCGTCCTCCTTTCTGCGGCGCGCCGTAGCACGCCAGCGCCATGCTGCCAACAACGAACATTGCCAATAAAACCGAGTTGTACCGTTTAGCTGTGGGCATCGTCAAACCTCGCTACAAAAGTTGTTCCAACTGTTCCACAAGATCGCCAAAGTGCGCCAGCGCCGTGTCGACCGGTCCGGGCTGCTCCATGTCAACCCCGGCGTCGCGCAACAGGTCGAGCGGGTCTTTCGAGCAACCGCCTTGCAGGAAGCGGAGATATTGCTCGACCTCGCGCTTTCCGCCCGAGGTCACCCGCTCGGCCAGCGCGATCGCCGCCGACATGCCCGTGGCATATTTGTAAACGTAAAACGCCCGGTAAAAGTGCGGGATGCGAAAACACTCCAGCGACAGCTCGTCGTCGAGAGCGAAATCCGGGCCAAAGTAAGCTTCCAGCAACTCGCGGTACAGTTGCTTGGCGCGATCGACGGTGAGCGGTTCGTGCTGCTCGACCAGCTCGTGCGTGATTTTCTCGAACTCGGCGAACATCGTCTGCCGCACGATCGTGGCGCGGATCGAGTCGATCTCGCGGTTGATGAGGTACGCCCGCTGGCGATCGTGTTTGGCCTCGGCCATCAAGTGCTTGCTCAAAAGCTGTTCGTTGAAGGTGCTCGCCACCTCGGCCACGAAGATGGTGTAGTTGTAGTAGTGATACGGCTGGTGCCGGGCGGAGTAAAACGAATGCATCGAGTGGCCGGCTTCGTGGGCCAGCGTGAACACGTGGTCGAGCACGTCGGGCTGATAGTTCATCAAGATATACGGATCGCCGTCGAAGGAGCCGGAACTGAAGGCGCCGCTCTGCTTGCCCTGGTTTTCGTAGCGATCGCACCACCGCCCCACGAGGCCGGCTTTCAGCACGCCGCGATAGTCGTCGCCCAGCGGCGCCAGCGACTCGATCACCGTGTGGCAGGCATGGTTCCAGGTGTGCCGCGTTTCCAGATCGCTGAGAATGGGTACATAAGTGTCGTAATGATGGATGTCGCGCAGCTTCATCTTGCGCCGCCGCAGCTCGTAGTAACGATACAGTGAGGGCAGGTGCTTGCGGACGGAGGCGATCAGATTGTCGTAGACCGCCGTCGGGACATTGTCGGGAAAGAGTGCCGCTTCCAGAGCGCTGGCGAAATTGCGGGCATGCGCGTGGAACACATCGCGTTGAATCGAGCCTTGCAGCGTGGCGGCCAGCGTGTTCTCGTGGGCCGAAAACTGCTGATAGTATTGTTTGAACGCTCGTTGCCGCACGCCGCGGTCGGGCGAGTGAAGCAGGGCCGAAAACGAAGCGTGGCTCAACTCGACCCGTTCGCCGCGCTCGTTTTCCACAAACCCGAATTTGAGGTCGGCGTTGTTCAACTGGCGAAACACCAGGCCGGCCGTGCCCGACACCTCGCTTTGCATGGCCAGCAGTTTCTCTTCGCGGTCGGAGAGCGTGTGCGGCCGGTCGCGCAGCAGTCGTTCCAGCAGCAGTCGATAGGTTACCAACTCTTTGGCCGCCAGAAACTTCTTGATCTTCGCGGGTGGGACCGCCAGAATCTCCGGGCGAATGTAACTGGCTTCTTGACCGGCACGGCTGGCCGCATTGCGGTAGCGACCGAGCATCCGCTGATAGGTGCTGTTCGAGGTGTCCTCGGCGCTCTTCAGGAAGGCATAGGTGCCGAGTCTCTCGCCCGCCCGGTCGAAATCGGAATCGAATTTCAGGCAGGCCGCCAGCGCCTTGGGCGATTCGCCCAGCTTGCCGCGATGTCGGGCAAATCCGGCAAGTTGCTTTTCCCATTTCGTGAAGGCCGCTTCCCAAGCGTCGTCGTCGGTGAACAGGCTGGAGAGATCCCAGGTGTCGGGTGTTTTGACCTGGCTGCGGCGAGGAAGCGATTTGACTTTAGGCATCAGGTAGGGTTCGGGGTTCGGGGTTCGGGGTTCAGGACTGGGGATTTTGAAAGCGTAGGGTGGGACCAGCGAGCTTGCGAGCGCCGGCCCACCGTGACGGACTAAGATGACAAATCGGTGATGGAAGCGAAAGGAGGCGGCCCAGCCCACAAACGTCATACCGCGTTGCACCACATGAGCAGGCGCAGGGCCAGATTTGCGTAGACCGCGGCCGCGGAGTCGTCGGCCATAATTCCCAACCCGTCGGGCAGCCGCTCAAACTGCCGAGCCGGAGGAGGCTTGGTGATGTCGAACAGGCGGTGCAGCACAAAGCCGGCTGCGGCAATTCTCCAGTTGTTCATGTCGATGAGGAAAAACACAATCGGCAGGCTGGCGATCTCGTCCAGCACAATCGAGCCGGGGTCCTTCAGCCCGCCCATATATCGAGCGGCCCGCGTACAAATCGGAATGCCGGCCAGGAAGATGACGACAATCGACGCGGCTTGAATGGCCGGCGAAAAGTGTTGCAGGCCCCACGTCAACGGAATTCCCCACACTGCTCCGACGGTGCCCGGAACGATGGGAAAAAACCCCGCGCCCAGACCCGTCGCGCAAACCATTGCCAGTCTGCCGATTGCCTTGGGCGAACGATCGAATGCCGTGTCATTTTCGTTTGGCGGAGCTGATTCAGTCATCACGTCGATCGTTCGCGGATGAGTCGGTTTATCCAAGGTTTTTCGCCAGCCTCCCCCGAAATTACCCGCCCCGTCCCTGTCGCGTGCGCTGCAGTACTCCCTTCGCCCATTCCTCCTTATCGGCACGCAACGGCGGCACCAGGGCGTCTGCCTGATAGTTCACTTCGCGGGCGTAGGGTCCCGCGTCGTAGCAGTGGTCAAGCACCGCTTGCAAATCGATGATCACGGCCGGATCACCCGGTAGCAAGGGAATGGCAATCTGGGGCAGCCGTTCGTCAAGCTGAATCGGATAAACGAAGTAGTCTTCGAGGTTGTCGAAGTGATGCACACAGACGTGGTAGTCGAAGGGGCCAACCTCCGCTAGGACGCATTGGCACGGCACGGCCGTGCTGTGCTCGCCGCCACGCAGGAGATCGATTTCGACCAGATGCACTTTGCTGCCCAATATCTCCCTCTGCTTGCGCAAGTAAAGCTCGCGGCCATGCTCGCCCGGCGTTTTGTTGGTCAGGCTCAGAATCTCGATGCTGGTGACCAGTCGCTTGTCGCTCCCCTGTCGAACATAGACCTCCAGGAAAGTTTCCCGGCGTTCATCATGCGGCACGCGCACCACCTTGGCCTTGACGGCGGCAATGGCCACGCCTCCTGACAAATGCTCGACGGGAGGGGATCCTCCTCGCGAGCGCTGCACCTGGACGTCCGGGCCGATGTAACGCTGTGACACTTCGATCCAGGTACGCCGGCCGATGACCGCGTAATAAGGCGACGGCAAGCCCACTTGGAGGACTTCGCTGAGGTGAGTATTTAGCCTATCGTGCAGGTCTGGGAAAATGTCCGGATGTTCCAGGAAGGGATCCATGCCCGGAAAAGGCGAAGACATTACTGTTCTCCTCTCAAATCAAACAGGCAGAGTCCGGGAATCGTTCGTTCTTCATTATATGCTGTCGCCGTCGACCGCCGCACTTTCGCATTCGATGCTCAGTTTATGCCAGAAAACGCCGAATTCGCCCACTGCGATAGTGACTTTTCCGGCCTGGCCGGTTATCCTTGTTGACGGGCGCCGTATAATCACGACAATAGTAGTAATGTTAGTCGGCTTTGTGCCGCACTGCCGCCGCCTACCCCCGTTTCGCCTGATCTGGCCCATTCATGTCTGACGACGCAAAGTTAAGCCCCGTCGAGGGTATCAAGGCCCAAAGCCACAACCTGCGCGGAGAAATTGCCGCCGAACTGACCGATGGCAACGACTTCTTCGGCAAGGAGAGCATTCAGCTTCTTAAGCACCACGGCACGTATCAGCAGGACGATCGCGACCATCGGGCACACAAGTCGGGCGGCAAGTCCGCCAAGGCGTTCATCTTCATGGTCCGCACTCGCGTGCCCGGCGGAAAGCTGACCAGCGACCAGCTTTTGGCCGAGATTGACCTGTGCGACGAGCTGGGCAACACCACCCTGCGCTGCACAAGCCGGCAGGGCCTGCAGTTGCACGGCATCGTCAAGGAAAACCTGCGGGAGGTCCTTGCCCGGATCAATCAGGTGCAGCTCACCACGCTGGCGGCCTGCGGCGATGTGGAACGCAACATCATGTGCTGCCCGGCCCCGCACCACTTCGATCCGGTACATGCCCAACTGCAAGACCTGGCCGACCGCCTGGCCGCGCATCTGGCGCCGCGCACGCGGGCCTACCACGAAATCTGGCTGAAGGACCAGGAAACCGGCGAAGAGGAGTTGGTGGCGGGCGGACCGAACGGCCACGAGATCGAGCCGATCTATGGGCCGACGTATCTGCCACGCAAGTTCAAAACGGCCATCGGGCTGCCGGGCGACAACTGCGTCGATCTCTATGCCAACGATCTGGCCCTGATGGCCATTTGCGAGAACTACCAGATCGTCGGCTACAACGTGCTGGTGGGCGGCGGAATGGGCGTCACGCCCAGCGCCAAG
Above is a window of Pirellulales bacterium DNA encoding:
- a CDS encoding sugar phosphate isomerase/epimerase family protein is translated as MADQTTKPLRSSSGAGPLDRRELLAYTAAFGSAFLAAQGLAQGEERDAKAESQPVNRPGKRYAMKKSINLWAFPYPQKMTLADCFQLAKDAGFDGVEINFALQGEFSAESGPEEIDRIRHLADKTGIAISGVCSFLYWPYSLTSNDAQRRKKGLQLARQMIAAAERLGTDNLLVVPGAVYIPWVEGTEPVPNDVCDRRAREAIRQLVPEAEKAGVTLNLENIFANAFLFSPQEMVEFVDSFRSPHVRVHFDTGNIMQYQFPEHWIPILGERIKNIHFKEWDKRTHEFNLSTFRTLLDGTTNWPAVIEALDKVGYDGYLTFEYFHPFEHYPEALVYQTSDALDRMLARKV
- a CDS encoding phosphatidylglycerophosphatase A, encoding MTESAPPNENDTAFDRSPKAIGRLAMVCATGLGAGFFPIVPGTVGAVWGIPLTWGLQHFSPAIQAASIVVIFLAGIPICTRAARYMGGLKDPGSIVLDEIASLPIVFFLIDMNNWRIAAAGFVLHRLFDITKPPPARQFERLPDGLGIMADDSAAAVYANLALRLLMWCNAV
- a CDS encoding cysteine peptidase family C39 domain-containing protein, producing MACLRMVLAACGTVVAERDLEDEARMEVDGTDIGELERLARQFGLAAEIQEPNVNQLGQLLADGKLPIAYIDRAVFELTPAARDRHSLRNARIHTVIPTRVSKASIWYHDPMQPRPVRKSIRLFRLAYERLGGRSVVCWKAASA
- the pepF gene encoding oligoendopeptidase F, with the translated sequence MPKVKSLPRRSQVKTPDTWDLSSLFTDDDAWEAAFTKWEKQLAGFARHRGKLGESPKALAACLKFDSDFDRAGERLGTYAFLKSAEDTSNSTYQRMLGRYRNAASRAGQEASYIRPEILAVPPAKIKKFLAAKELVTYRLLLERLLRDRPHTLSDREEKLLAMQSEVSGTAGLVFRQLNNADLKFGFVENERGERVELSHASFSALLHSPDRGVRQRAFKQYYQQFSAHENTLAATLQGSIQRDVFHAHARNFASALEAALFPDNVPTAVYDNLIASVRKHLPSLYRYYELRRRKMKLRDIHHYDTYVPILSDLETRHTWNHACHTVIESLAPLGDDYRGVLKAGLVGRWCDRYENQGKQSGAFSSGSFDGDPYILMNYQPDVLDHVFTLAHEAGHSMHSFYSARHQPYHYYNYTIFVAEVASTFNEQLLSKHLMAEAKHDRQRAYLINREIDSIRATIVRQTMFAEFEKITHELVEQHEPLTVDRAKQLYRELLEAYFGPDFALDDELSLECFRIPHFYRAFYVYKYATGMSAAIALAERVTSGGKREVEQYLRFLQGGCSKDPLDLLRDAGVDMEQPGPVDTALAHFGDLVEQLEQLL
- a CDS encoding amino acid ABC transporter ATP-binding protein; the protein is MSNPDAEPFIAIRGLTKSYGTRQVLDGVTLSVGAGETLVVLGPSGSGKSTLLRCINGLAHWDGGQIRVGPHAVDADQPRANGKLTWPPIRRLVGMVFQDFQLFPHLTAMENVIEAPVHVLKLPRSEANARGKMLLDRVGLADRALAYPEQLSGGQKQRVAIARALAMQPQGLLCDEITSALDPELKHEVLTVLEGLKRDGLTLVMVTHEMGFARRAADRVVVLADGRLIEEGPPSQVLDAPRHERTKQLLAQQMPT
- a CDS encoding C-terminal binding protein is translated as MTTSNRPNKVVITDFLTHPPETEQSVLGELARVEVLRADHEEQLVGRVEDADAVMIYHCLKFTARSIERLTRCKLIVRCGVGFDNVDWKFARQRGIPVANVPDYGTEEVADSAIGLMLSMTRGISLLNSQLRQGKIDWSYRHAAPLRRLRGRVLGIVGLGRIGSAAALRGKALGMDVVYYDPFAPDGRDKSLGVRRVESLDELLAQAHVVSLHCPLTDETRHLMRAETLEKMADGSYLVNTSRGAVVDTAAIPAAVASGKLAGAALDVLPFEPPADHDPLIVAWRNPDHPAHHRVILNPHTAFYSEEGLLDMRIKGAEACRRALVGLPLRNVVN
- a CDS encoding DUF4058 family protein — protein: MSSPFPGMDPFLEHPDIFPDLHDRLNTHLSEVLQVGLPSPYYAVIGRRTWIEVSQRYIGPDVQVQRSRGGSPPVEHLSGGVAIAAVKAKVVRVPHDERRETFLEVYVRQGSDKRLVTSIEILSLTNKTPGEHGRELYLRKQREILGSKVHLVEIDLLRGGEHSTAVPCQCVLAEVGPFDYHVCVHHFDNLEDYFVYPIQLDERLPQIAIPLLPGDPAVIIDLQAVLDHCYDAGPYAREVNYQADALVPPLRADKEEWAKGVLQRTRQGRGG
- a CDS encoding YbhB/YbcL family Raf kinase inhibitor-like protein — protein: MSLTVSSEAFKAGAPIPKKCTEDGQDVSPPLSWQKVPEGTKELALICDDPDAPTAEPWVHWVLYKIPADATHLPEAVPPDAELKAPAGARQGMNTWKTGRTVGYRGPAPPKGHGPHHYHFRLYALDAPLSLHAKATKQELLDAMKGHLLAEGVLIGTYERK